A region of Peromyscus maniculatus bairdii isolate BWxNUB_F1_BW_parent chromosome 7, HU_Pman_BW_mat_3.1, whole genome shotgun sequence DNA encodes the following proteins:
- the LOC102909597 gene encoding olfactory receptor 8B3-like translates to MALGNDSSVKEFILLGLTQQPELQLPLFFLFLGIYVVSMVGNLGLIVLIILNPHLHTPMYYFLFNLAFTDLCYSSVITPKMLVSFVKQNIISHAECMTQLFFYAFFVIDECYILTAMAYDRYAAICKPLLYQVNMSHQVCHLMMVGVYVMGFVEAMAHTGSMLRLVFCDGNIINQYVCDILPLLKLSCTSTTINELLVFIVVGINVTVPSLTIFISYTLILSNILSIHSAEGRSKAFSTCGSHVIAVSFFFGAAAFMYLKPSSTSVDEDKVSTIFYTVVGPMLNPFIYSIRNKDVHIAVRKTLKKRMFA, encoded by the coding sequence ATGGCTTTAGGCAATGACTCTTCAGTGAAGGAATTCATCCTGCTGGGATTGACACAGCAGCCAGAGCTCcagctgcctctcttcttcctcttcttgggaATCTATGTGGTCTCCATGGTggggaacctgggtttgattgttCTGATCATTTTGAACCCTCACCTGCACACCCCTATGTATTACTTTCTCTTCAACCTTGCCTTCACAGATCTCTGCTACTCCTCTGTCATAACCCCCAAAATGCTGGTGAGTTTTGTGAAGCAGAACATCATCTCCCATGCTGAGTGCATGACTCAGCTCTTTTTCTATGCCTTCTTCGTTATTGATGAATGCTACATTTTGACAGCCATGGCCTATGACAGATATGCTGCCATCTGCAAACCCCTGCTTTACCAGGTCAACATGTCCCATCAGGTCTGCCACTTGATGATGGTGGGTGTGTATGTGATGGGGTTTGTGGAAGCCATGGCCCATACTGGTAGCATGCTGAGACTTGTCTTCTGTGATGGCAACATCATCAATCAGTATGtatgtgacatacttcctctccTGAAGCTCTCCTGCACAAGTACTACCATCAATGAGTTGTTGGTGTTCATTGTTGTGGGTATCAATGTAACAGTGCCCAGCCTGACTATCTTTATTTCTTACACCTTGATCCTTTCCAACATCCTCAGCATCCATTCTGCAGAGGGTAGGTCAAAAGCcttcagtacctgtggctcccaTGTAAtagctgtttcttttttctttggtgcTGCAGCATTCATGTATCTTAAGCCTTCTAGTACATCTGTGGATGAAGATAAAGTATCTACCATTTTTTATACAGTTGTGGGCCCAATGCTGAATCCTTTCATCTACAGTATAAGGAATAAGGATGTCCATATTGCAGTGAGAAAAACTTTGAAGAAAAGGATGTTTGCCTAA